From a single Montipora capricornis isolate CH-2021 unplaced genomic scaffold, ASM3666992v2 scaffold_464, whole genome shotgun sequence genomic region:
- the LOC138036181 gene encoding uncharacterized protein → MVWKFGKGALMAKFDVETAYRNIAVHPCDRYLLGMKWRSRYYVDLALPFGLRSAPYIFNSVADLVEWILRHNYQITDLLHYLDDYITAGPPNSPQCEQNLAIASSVCMALGLPLHPAKKVGPTSCMVTLGIELDSVNQLARLPQEKLDSLLNLLHQWSSNRWCTKRQLQSLIGHLHHAAKVVWPGRGFIRRMIYLLRHFRQEDHPIRISKELRKTCGGGSSIWLLGTVFTSGFTQASLPQLTWRCPAMPLVL, encoded by the coding sequence ATGGTCTGGAAATTTGGGAAAGGGGCTCTCATGGCTAAGTTTGATGTTGAGACAGCCTACCGCAACATTGCGGTACACCCATGTGACCGGTACCTTCTGGGCATGAAATGGCGCTCAAGGTATTACGTGGACCTAGCCCTCCCGTTTGGTCTGCGGTCTGCCCCATATATATTCAATTCGGTAGCAGATCTCGTTGAGTGGATTCTTCGTCATAACTATCAGATAACCGACCTGTTGCATTACCTTGATGACTACATCACTGCTGGTCCTCCTAATTCCCCTCAATGTGAACAAAATTTGGCTATTGCTTCTTCAGTTTGTATGGCACTTGGCTTACCTCTTCACCCTGCAAAGAAGGTGGGTCCTACCTCTTGCATGGTTACCCTTGGCATCGAACTGGATTCTGTGAACCAATTGGCTCGTCTACCTCAGGAAAAATTGGATTCTCTCCTCAATCTTCTTCATCAGTGGTCTTCTAATCGATGGTGTACCAAACGACAACTGCAATCTCTTATCGGCCATCTGCACCATGCAGCTAAAGTGGTTTGGCCTGGGCGTGGCTTCATTCGCCGAATGATTTATCTACTCCGACATTTTCGCCAAGAGGACCATCCAATCCGCATCAGCAAGGAATTAAGAAAGACCTGCGGTGGTGGCTCCAGTATTTGGCTTCTTGGAACGGTGTTTACTTCTGGGTTTACCCAGGCCTCTCTCCCCCAATTAACCTGGAGATGTCCAGCGATGCCTCTGGTTCTCTAG
- the LOC138036182 gene encoding uncharacterized protein, with protein sequence MAQGLASSTHRTYKSAQLRFVNFCSQAGRLHPNGSPCPASEWTLCLFATHLSFSLCSSSIKIYLSAVRSMHIDLGLPDPLVDCLQLQRVLLGIKRTQGSTGSSRLPITDHHMLIIYKSLCLSNHDHLMFWAASTLAYFGFLRSSEFTVSSLSAFNPLVHLSISDIAVDSHVSPSCLQLNIKASKTDPFRKGCCLYIGMGRPPLCALSALIQYLPLRGQSPGPLFLLSSGQPLSRALLTRWLKDIFAAAGIEGSFSSHSFRIGAATVAARSGIPDHFIQAMGHWNSDAYKLYIRTPAEVLAQATSMLSQ encoded by the coding sequence ATGGCCCAGGGATTGGCTTCCTCTACACACCGCACTTACAAATCTGCTCAGCTTCGTTTTGTCAACTTCTGTTCTCAAGCTGGACGGCTTCACCCTAATGGTTCGCCGTGTCCTGCGAGTGAGTGGACTCTTTGCCTGTTCGCAACCCATCTCTCCTTCTCGCTTTGTTCATCGTCCATCAAGATTTATCTATCTGCTGTTCGTTCCATGCACATTGATCTTGGTCTTCCGGACCCACTGGTTGACTGCCTGCAATTGCAACGTGTCCTGCTCGGGATAAAGCGGACTCAAGGCTCAACAGGTTCTTCACGCCTTCCTATTACAGACCACCACATGCTCATCATATACAAGTCCCTCTGCTTGTCCAACCACGATCACTTAATGTTCTGGGCTGCCTCTACCCTCGCCTACTTTGGGTTTCTCCGCTCCTCTGAATTTACAGTTTCGTCCTTGTCAGCCTTCAATCCCCTCGTCCATCTGTCGATCAGCGACATTGCTGTGGATTCTCATGTTTCGCCTTCCTGCCTTCAACTTAACATCAAGGCTTCCAAGACTGACCCTTTTCGGAAGGGCTGCTGCCTCTACATTGGCATGGGTCGTCCTCCGCTCTGTGCGTTATCTGCCCTCATACAGTATTTACCTCTCCGAGGCCAGTCACCTGGTCCTTTGTTTCTCCTTTCATCTGGCCAACCTCTCTCTCGTGCCCTTTTGACACGTTggcttaaagatattttcgcaGCTGCAGGTATAGAGGGATCCTTTTCGAGTCATAGCTTCAGGATCGGTGCTGCAACGGTTGCTGCTCGTTCTGGCATTCCCGATCATTTTATTCAGGCCATGGGGCATTGGAATAGTGATGCCTATAAACTGTATATTAGGACTCCTGCAGAGGTTCTCGCTCAAGCAACCTCCATGCTGTCACAATAA
- the LOC138036174 gene encoding EF-hand calcium-binding domain-containing protein 5-like, which yields MAAAMALSKEPIKPTEIEFEVVDLGPEQDLELEDDSVIREESISPEQLARKRSRSLSISDVMYQQINGTDRIASPMVRAFTRSAINRWRGNVEKKITKRLMEVKAERKKRDAESKEIARLVARTIPLDVLAKDWLNDNDITSEVRIYLLENLMPTLILGVEKLLNEVEKRGLADSEGFCPNFNPIDYLAQFLMRNNPRFSNFAEASPYAKGIRKVVEDLKKEVFSLEDNKLAKLKAEAKTRREAREKVEHEKNLENRRRSIAIEEQFPEWTADWNGILPLSVVQNVLRSFQEEVVGNLPEEIKKGAAFLIPLEATDSTGKMVNMKEFKEYLRPFGGNLSKEAFNAFVEHLSRCAAHYRTATVREAMRLTLRNLFLSCDMKNAGLLDRKRILDILGSFYDNAVEAVRNVLQNPRKWPVLEIEETSDENEELNSNYYTETEAHETQQPQTEEQTEQKLQGESTEDKESGEAEELMTKETEDELETLNERNTEEQGEKEDDEKNEEADGDKVDENDANKNDDEDKRKEEIKKQLMDDEEEDRKLLDSIPDEIDEETSEQEDTETSASTLPRPKSVTEGSAFDENSLNQPQFIHLLEKFIGHTTPVKHVFDDLVRFVRASYIETDDERMARVNKAHMEARSAKRRRQVDALYELWDVNASGYLELDEIQVVLNKWRSDGIENFKEALLVFGGVNSTLDKQSFRTCIDAIVKSFPDEDGFESLIDFLTKSVERSFEERKRGDARKRWMTMIDAAAQTGGAQLDPVYRAVFHVLNKDAEEHGKGKIINASVSMLENNDDAVLLYRGETVLRYVACTVDDIPYVLGKVLYRDMKAISWTVLDTGKPIHVPKVSTHSGIVLWNPYRREEGADGSFIALPLKDHERRVIGILGIDTLADPHKAVFITHEISFFQGVAKALSQAIQFVDIRRKTIRVAESAVSWILRRSPNVQNVNVYLVEPGLKPTDGLVLRRMMTLAHNGVNQHYSHPPRLDRRDNLFRDYLFKCVESSETITADAYGERHMAFPLRDGEGKAVAVVDISIGELKALPPHENREIQRMLRLLAIAHREVAREITSGAAEKKIVLEVEKEYEDARIDVLFDRLMLLDLRENVGRLDARAFAEIKSYKDPPKVIHDILKAVLGIFHADRVQQERFDEWSTCKQLVNADLVRLITSYDPTAKSNVRGVDAKSLASKLQNVPQGAVAKHGSLPAQYLFNWAFVCLSLIEHTEKMSETRPGKIVSPTKSEILTDLGKGRPSPQDTWTRSEGTE from the exons ATGGCTGCAGCAATGGCTTTGTCAAAGGAGCCTATCAAGCCTACAGAAATTGAATTTGAAGTTGTAGACCTCGGTCCTGAACAAGATCTTGAACTTGAAGATGACAGTGTCATCCGAGAAGAGAGCATATCACCTGAACAGTTGGCCAGAAAGAGATCCAGAAGTTTGTCGATTTCTGATGTCATGTATCAACAGATAAATGGAACAGATAGAATAGCGTCTCCAATGGTGAGAGCCTTCACTAGAAGCGCCATTAATCGATGGCGCGGAAATGTGGAGAAAAAAATCACGAAGAGGTTAATGGAAGTGAAGGCAGAGAGAAAGAAACGCGATGCAGAATCTAAAGAAATTGCACGTCTTGTGGCTAGAACAATACCTCTTGACGTTTTAGCCAAGGATTGGCTAAATGACAATGATATTACCTCAGAAGTGAGGATTTATTTACTGGAAAATCTTATGCCAACTTTAATTTTGGGAGTTGAGAAACTTCTAAATGAGGTTGAAAAAAGGGGATTGGCCGATTCAGAGGGATTTTGTCCAAATTTCAACCCCATAGATTATCTGGCTCAGTTTCTTATGAGGAACAATCCAAGGTTTAGCAATTTTGCAGAAGCATCCCCTTATGCAAAAGGAATTCGCAAAGTTGTGGAAGACCTTAAAAAGGAGGTTTTTTCACTGGAAGATAACAAATTAGCCAAGCTCAAAGCTGAAGCTAAGACAAGAAGAGAAGCAAGGGAGAAGGTAGAGCATGAAAAAAACTTGGAGAATCGGCGTCGCTCCATTGCCATAGAGGAACAGTTTCCTGAATGGACAGCTGATTGGAATGGTATTCTCCCCCTGTCTGTT gTTCAGAATGTCTTAAGATCATTTCAAGAAGAGGTTGTTGGAAACCTCCCAGAAGAGATCAAGAAAG GGGCAGCCTTTCTGATTCCTCTGGAGGCAACAGACTCTACTGGAAAAATGGTCAATATGAAAGAATTTAAAGAA TATCTGCGGCCTTTTGGTGGTAATTTGTCAAAGGAAGCGTTCAATGCATTTGTGGAGCATTTATCACGTTGTGCAGCTCACTATCGCACTGCCACAGTCAGGGAAGCAATGAG ACTTACTCTTCGAAACCTGTTCTTAAGCTGTGATATGAAGAAT GCTGGTTTGTTGGACAGAAAGCGAATTTTGGATATTCTTGGTTCGTTTTATGACAATGCTGTGGAGGCTGTGAGGAATGTTTTGCAGAACCCTAGAAAAT GGCCTGTTTTGGAAATAGAGGAAACAAGTGATGAGAATGAAGAGTTGAATTCAAACTACTATACTGAAACAGAAGCTCACGAAACACAGCAACCACAGACAGAAGAACAAACAGAACAAAAGTTACAAGGAGAATCAACTGAGGACAAAGAGAGTGGGGAGGCAGAAGAGCTAATGACAAAAGAAACAGAAGATGAGCTAGAGACATTGAATGAGAGAAACACAGAGGAGCAGGGTGAAAAGGAAGATGATGAAAAAAATGAGGAAGCAG ATGGAGATAAAGTTGATGAAAATGATGCCAACAAAAATGATGATGAAGACAAGAGGAAAGaggaaattaaaaagcaactAATGGATGATGAGGAGGAAGACAGAAAGTTGTTGGATTCCATACCTGATGAAA TTGATGAAGAGACGTCTGAGCAGGAAGACACTGAAACATCAGCTAGTACTCTACCCAGACCTAAATCAGTAACTGAAGGCTCAGCATTTGATGAGAATTCACTGAACCAGCCACAGTTTATACATCTGCTGGAGAAATTTATTGGGCACACTACTCCAGTCAA ACACGTGTTTGATGATCTTGTGCGTTTTGTAAGAGCATCATACATAGAAACTGATGACGAGAGAATGGCAAGGGTGAACAAG GCCCACATGGAAGCTCGTTCAGCCAAAAGGCGTCGTCAAGTCGATGCTCTCTATGAATTGTGGGATGTGAATGCCTCTGGATACCTTGAACTGGATGAAATACAAGTTGTGTTGAACAAATGGCGCTCGGATGGAATTGAGAACTTCAAAGAAG CATTGCTGGTGTTTGGCGGAGTGAACAGTACCCTCGACAAGCAGTCTTTCCGCACGTGTATTGATGCTATTGTCAAATCGTTCCCTGACGAAGATGGGTTTGAATCACTCATCGACTTTCTTACAAAGAGTGTGGAG CGGTCTTTCGAGGAGCGCAAGCGTGGTGATGCTCGAAAACGTTGGATGACAATGATCGATGCCGCTGCCCAGACTGGTGGAGCACAACTCGATCCAGTTTACCGCGCTGTGTTTCACGTGCTCAATAAAGACGCTGAGGAGCACGGGAAAGGGAAGATAATCAACGCGTCTGTGAGCATGCTCGAAAACAACGATGACGCTGTTCTGCTGTATCGCGGGGAAACAGTATTGCGTTATGTGGCTTGTACTGTGGATGACATCCCGTATGTGCTGGGTAAAGTACTTTACAGAGACATGAAGGCGATCAGCTGGACCGTTTTGGACACTGGAAAGCCTATTCACGTGCCCAAGGTGTCGACTCACTCGGGGATTGTTTTGTGGAATCCTTATCGAAGAGAAGAG GGTGCAGATGGCTCGTTCATTGCTCTTCCTCTCAAAGATCACGAGCGACGAGTTATTGGAATCCTTGGTATTGACACGTTAGCGGACCCCCATAAAGCAGTATTTATCACCCACGAGATCAGCTTCTTTCAGGGGGTCGCTAAGGCGCTCAGTCAGGCAATACAATTTGTTGATATCCGTCGCAAGACCATTAGAGTTGCGGAGTCAGCGGTCTCTTGGATTCTTCGGCGCAGTCCTAATGTGCAAAATGTTAATGTGTACCTCGTGGAGCCCGGATTGAAG CCAACGGATGGCCTTGTTCTTCGTCGCATGATGACCTTGGCTCACAATGGAGTGAATCAACACTACTCCCATCCACCCAGGTTGGACAGAAGGGATAATCTGTTCAG agACTACTTGTTCAAATGTGTGGAGAGTTCGGAAACCATCACTGCAGATGCTTATGGCGAGCGTCACATGGCCTTCCCTCTCAGGGATGGGGAGGGGAAAGCTGTTGCTGTGGTGGACATCAGCATCGGTGAACTTAAGGCACTTCCGCCGCATGAAAACAGAGAGATACAGCGCATGCTTCGATTGCTGGCCATTGCGCATAGAGAAGTGGCTCGTGAAATCACTTCGGGCGCAGCAGAGAAGAAAATCGTGTTGG AGGTTGAAAAGGAATATGAAGACGCTCGCATTGACGTGCTGTTTGATCGACTCATGCTGTTGGATTTGAGAGAAAACGTGGGCAGACTAGACGCCag AGCCTTTGCTGAGATCAAGAGCTACAAAGACCCGCCCAAAGTGATCCACGACATTCTCAAGGCTGTCTTAGGAATCTTCCATGCGGACCGGGTACAACAGGAGCGATTTGACGAGTGGAGCACTTGTAAACAACTTGTGAATGCTGATTTAGTGCGCCTCATTACGTCATACGATCCCACGGCCAAGAGCAACGTAAGAGGAGTGGATGCCAAGTCGTTAGCGTCAAAACTGCAAA aTGTTCCTCAAGGAGCAGTAGCTAAGCATGGCTCTTTACCAGCGCAGTATCTTTTCAACTGGGCGTTTGTCTGTTTATCATTGATTGAACACACCGAGAAGATGAGTGAAACTCGCCCAGGAAAAATCGTGAGCCCGACAAAGAGCGAAATACTCACAGACTTAGGAAAGGGACGGCCCTCACCCCAGGACACGTGGACACGGTCTGAAGGGACCGAGTAA
- the LOC138036175 gene encoding uncharacterized protein has product MSSADCCCAMWQSPIQGKLRPAVWLPKIKDLHSCHETWIIPETTPEVCLENLIAAVDRLSENEKMHISKVKPHKHFVQIFSFTQYEWLDVVEIEFQPGRESGTLGKAKSFSTGLLPLMIPFAFLLNMVFCFVPFYDNHFNKMRLERIRSNMKLNIELMKDIP; this is encoded by the exons ATGTCATCTGCGGACTGCTGCTGTGCGATGTGGCAATCGCCCATCCAGGGGAAGTTGAGACCAGCTGTCTGGCTTCCTAAAATCAAGGACCTCCACAGTTGTCACGAAAC GTGGATTATACCAGAGACAACTCCTGAAGTTTGTTTAGAAAATCTGATAGCAGCTGTGGACAGACTTAGTGAAAATGAGAAAATGCATATTAGTAAG GTTAAACCCCATAAACACTTTGTACAGATCTTCTCTTTCACACAATATGAGTGGCTAGACGTTGTTGAAATTGAATTTCAACCAGGGAGGGAGAGCGGAACTCTTGGAAAG GCAAAATCTTTTTCAACTGGTCTTCTTCCACTTATGATCCCATTTGCCTTCCTGCTAAACATG GTCTTCTGTTTTGTTCCATTCTATGATAATCACTTCAATAAGATGAGATTGGAGAGGATCCGCAGCAATATGAAACTCAACATTGAATTAATGAAAGATATTCCTTAA